A part of Lacinutrix sp. 5H-3-7-4 genomic DNA contains:
- a CDS encoding transketolase, whose amino-acid sequence MATTQQLEDITTQVRRDILRMVHKVNSGHPGGSLGCAEFFVTLYNEIMDRKDGFDMDGIGEDLFFLSNGHISPVYYSVLARTGYFPVDELNTFRLINSRLQGHPTTHEDLPGVRIASGSLGQGMSVALGAAQAKKLNGDNHLIYSLHGDGELQEGQNWEAIMYAAGNKVDNIISTIDLNGQQIDGSTDTVLPLGSLKAKFEAFGWTVVDIEEGNNVDAILKGMAEAKSLTGKGKPVCVLLKTVMGNGVDFMMHTHAWHGKAPNDEQLAEGLSQNPETLGDY is encoded by the coding sequence ATGGCAACAACACAACAATTAGAAGACATTACAACACAAGTTCGTAGAGATATTTTACGAATGGTTCACAAAGTTAACTCTGGTCATCCAGGTGGTTCTCTTGGGTGTGCAGAATTTTTTGTTACACTTTACAATGAAATCATGGATAGAAAAGATGGTTTTGACATGGATGGTATAGGAGAAGACTTATTTTTTCTATCAAACGGTCACATTTCTCCTGTATATTATAGTGTTTTAGCCAGAACTGGTTACTTTCCTGTAGATGAATTAAACACGTTTCGTTTAATAAACTCAAGATTACAAGGACACCCAACGACTCATGAAGATTTACCTGGAGTACGCATAGCTTCTGGTTCTCTTGGTCAAGGAATGAGTGTAGCTCTTGGCGCTGCTCAAGCTAAAAAGCTAAACGGTGACAATCACTTAATTTACAGTTTACATGGCGATGGAGAATTACAAGAAGGACAAAACTGGGAAGCCATTATGTATGCAGCTGGAAATAAAGTAGATAATATTATTTCTACTATAGACTTAAACGGGCAACAAATTGATGGTTCTACAGATACTGTTTTACCATTAGGAAGTTTAAAAGCTAAATTTGAAGCTTTTGGATGGACTGTTGTAGATATTGAAGAAGGAAATAATGTAGATGCTATTTTAAAAGGAATGGCTGAAGCTAAATCACTAACTGGAAAAGGAAAACCTGTTTGTGTTTTATTAAAAACAGTTATGGGTAACGGTGTAGATTTTATGATGCATACACATGCTTGGCACGGTAAAGCTCCAAATGACGAACAGTTAGCCGAAGGCTTATCGCAAAACCCAGAAACTTTAGGTGACTACTAA
- a CDS encoding sterol desaturase family protein has protein sequence MKTLYWILVFLATFSIMEFMAWFTHKYVMHGFLWFLHKDHHHKNHNSWFERNDAFFIFYAIVSMVCFYLWNYESIWYCLPIGLGIMAYGAAYFIVHDIFIHQRFKYFRKANNRYAKGVRRAHKMHHKHLGKEDGECFGMLIVPFKYFKR, from the coding sequence ATGAAAACACTTTATTGGATTTTAGTTTTTTTAGCAACATTCTCTATTATGGAGTTTATGGCCTGGTTTACACACAAGTATGTAATGCATGGGTTTCTTTGGTTTTTGCACAAAGACCATCATCACAAAAACCATAACAGTTGGTTTGAAAGAAATGATGCCTTTTTTATATTCTATGCAATTGTTAGCATGGTTTGTTTTTATCTATGGAATTACGAATCTATTTGGTATTGTCTTCCAATTGGATTAGGAATAATGGCTTATGGAGCAGCATATTTTATTGTGCATGATATTTTTATACATCAACGTTTTAAGTATTTTAGAAAAGCAAATAACAGGTATGCAAAAGGTGTGAGGCGCGCGCACAAAATGCACCATAAACATTTAGGCAAAGAAGATGGAGAATGCTTTGGAATGCTAATAGTACCGTTTAAATATTTTAAACGTTAA
- a CDS encoding phosphoribosyltransferase family protein — MQELTNKILSHDEIKNKIRRIAYQIFESNSDETEVILAGIDHNGYVLAKKLKAILTKISPIKPTLCKVIINKKSPINNIETTLTKEQYSNKSIVLIDDVLNSGTTLIYGVKHFLDVPLKQFKTAVLVNRNHKKFPVKADFKGISLSTSLNEHIEVVLETDNYEVFLK; from the coding sequence ATGCAAGAATTAACAAATAAAATTTTATCTCATGATGAGATTAAAAATAAAATAAGAAGAATCGCTTATCAAATTTTTGAAAGTAATAGTGATGAAACAGAAGTTATTCTTGCTGGAATTGATCATAATGGGTATGTTTTAGCTAAAAAACTAAAAGCTATTCTTACTAAAATATCACCTATTAAACCTACACTTTGTAAAGTAATTATAAATAAAAAATCTCCTATAAACAATATAGAGACAACCTTAACTAAAGAACAATACTCCAATAAGTCTATTGTTTTAATAGATGATGTATTAAATTCTGGAACAACTTTAATCTATGGTGTTAAACATTTCTTAGACGTACCCTTAAAGCAATTTAAAACTGCAGTATTAGTAAACAGAAATCATAAAAAATTCCCAGTTAAAGCAGATTTTAAAGGTATTTCACTATCTACTTCTTTAAATGAACATATAGAAGTTGTTTTAGAAACAGATAATTATGAAGTGTTTTTAAAATAG
- a CDS encoding phytoene/squalene synthase family protein: MKALFDSVSFNCSKIVTQSYSTSFSMATKMLANSIRQDIYNIYGFVRFADEIVDSFHDYNKSELLDTFENDLENALINKISLNPILNAFQHTYHKYGLDKQMVNAFIKSMRLDLTKTNYLTDIEYKDYIYGSADVVGLMCLKVFVKGDNEKYQELKDSAMSLGSAFQKVNFLRDLKADFHDLERTYFPNTDLNNLDENAKQLIIKDIENDFAKGLVGIKLLPIEAKFGVFMAYRYYSQLLKKLKKTPALEIKAARIRVANYKKVELLTRSYVKYQLNLM; the protein is encoded by the coding sequence ATGAAAGCGCTATTTGATTCCGTTTCTTTTAATTGCAGTAAAATTGTTACACAATCTTACAGCACCTCGTTTTCTATGGCCACAAAAATGTTAGCTAATAGTATTAGACAGGATATTTATAATATTTATGGTTTTGTAAGATTTGCTGACGAGATTGTAGACTCTTTTCACGATTACAATAAGAGCGAATTACTTGATACTTTTGAAAACGACCTAGAAAATGCCTTAATCAATAAAATAAGCTTAAACCCTATTTTAAACGCTTTTCAACATACGTATCACAAATATGGTTTAGATAAGCAAATGGTAAACGCTTTTATAAAAAGTATGCGATTAGATTTAACCAAAACTAACTATTTAACAGATATAGAATACAAAGATTACATTTACGGTTCTGCAGATGTTGTTGGCCTAATGTGCCTAAAAGTTTTTGTTAAAGGTGATAATGAAAAATATCAAGAATTAAAAGATTCTGCAATGTCGTTAGGTTCTGCATTTCAAAAAGTGAATTTTTTAAGAGATTTAAAAGCAGATTTTCACGATTTAGAACGCACTTATTTTCCAAATACAGATTTAAATAACCTAGACGAAAATGCAAAACAACTAATTATTAAAGATATTGAAAACGACTTTGCAAAAGGCTTAGTAGGCATTAAACTACTACCAATAGAAGCCAAATTTGGAGTATTTATGGCATATAGATATTACAGTCAACTTTTAAAAAAATTAAAAAAGACTCCAGCTTTAGAAATAAAAGCGGCTAGAATTAGAGTGGCGAATTATAAAAAAGTAGAGCTTTTAACAAGAAGTTATGTAAAATATCAACTAAATTTAATGTAA
- a CDS encoding NAD(P)/FAD-dependent oxidoreductase, whose protein sequence is MKNVAIIGSGFSALAASCYLAKAGYNVNIYEKNKTIGGRARQLKKDGFTFDIGPTWYWMPDVFERFFSDFKTSPSDFYELEKLNPAYSVYFGKNDFITIEDTIEKIYTAFENEESGSSKSLKKFIDNAKNNYDVAIKDLVYNPGISPLELVTPVTIKKINQFLSTIKKDVRKEFKNERLAQILEFPVLFLGAKPSNTPSFYSFMNYADFGLGTFHPKKGMYQVILAVEKLAKSLGVKIHTNANIKNIVVDDYNNVSHININKKNNPCDILLSGADYHHTETLLDKRHRQYTEKYWNNKVFAPSSLLFYVAFNKKLKNVNHHTLFFDVDFNEHAKDIYDNPKWPENPLFYASFPSITDESSAPNNKEAGIFLIPLAPGLEDNAQLRETYFKKIISRFENVTSQTVQDSILFKESFCVNDFIKDYNSYKGNAYGMANTLFQTAFLRPKLKSKKVKNLYFTGQLTVPGPGVPPALISGKLVSQLIIKNHNNNESAI, encoded by the coding sequence ATGAAAAATGTTGCAATTATAGGCTCCGGCTTCTCCGCTCTTGCTGCTTCTTGTTACTTAGCAAAAGCTGGTTATAACGTTAATATTTACGAAAAAAACAAAACTATAGGAGGTCGTGCTAGACAATTAAAAAAAGATGGATTTACATTTGATATTGGGCCAACATGGTATTGGATGCCAGATGTATTTGAAAGATTCTTTTCAGATTTTAAAACTTCACCTTCAGATTTCTACGAACTAGAAAAATTGAATCCTGCTTATTCTGTATATTTTGGTAAAAACGATTTTATCACTATTGAAGATACTATTGAAAAAATTTACACAGCATTTGAAAACGAAGAATCTGGCAGTTCTAAAAGTTTAAAAAAGTTTATAGACAATGCCAAAAATAATTACGATGTTGCTATTAAAGATTTAGTTTACAACCCAGGTATTTCTCCTTTAGAGTTAGTTACACCTGTTACAATAAAAAAAATAAATCAATTTTTAAGTACCATAAAAAAAGACGTAAGAAAAGAGTTTAAAAACGAAAGATTAGCACAAATACTAGAGTTTCCTGTTTTATTTTTAGGAGCTAAACCAAGCAATACTCCATCTTTTTATAGCTTTATGAATTATGCCGATTTTGGTCTTGGCACCTTCCACCCTAAGAAAGGAATGTATCAAGTTATTTTAGCAGTTGAAAAACTTGCTAAATCGCTAGGTGTAAAAATTCACACTAATGCCAATATTAAAAATATAGTTGTTGACGATTATAACAACGTTTCACATATAAATATTAATAAAAAAAATAATCCTTGTGATATTTTACTAAGCGGTGCAGATTATCATCACACAGAGACATTATTAGATAAAAGACACAGACAATACACAGAAAAATACTGGAACAACAAAGTGTTTGCACCATCATCACTACTTTTTTATGTTGCTTTTAATAAAAAATTAAAAAATGTAAATCACCACACTCTGTTTTTTGATGTTGATTTTAATGAACATGCAAAGGATATTTACGACAACCCAAAATGGCCAGAAAACCCTTTATTTTATGCTAGTTTTCCAAGTATTACAGATGAGAGTTCTGCACCAAACAACAAAGAAGCTGGTATTTTTTTAATTCCGTTAGCACCAGGTTTAGAAGATAATGCTCAATTAAGAGAAACTTATTTTAAAAAAATAATTTCAAGATTTGAAAATGTAACATCTCAAACAGTTCAAGACTCTATATTATTTAAAGAATCATTTTGTGTAAACGATTTTATTAAGGATTACAATTCTTATAAAGGCAATGCATACGGTATGGCAAACACCTTATTTCAAACTGCCTTTCTAAGGCCAAAATTAAAAAGTAAAAAAGTTAAAAACCTTTATTTTACAGGACAATTAACAGTTCCTGGTCCTGGAGTTCCACCAGCTTTAATTTCAGGAAAATTAGTTTCTCAATTAATTATTAAAAATCACAACAACAATGAAAGCGCTATTTGA
- a CDS encoding MerR family transcriptional regulator: protein MNNIKTSFSIKDLENLSGIKAHTIRIWEKRYELFEPSRTETNIRYYSLKSLQKLLNVSFLNKNGLKVSKIASLDDNDIPILVNSIAKKEKSSDSYTNIMKVAMLNFDQKLFDKAFLELSNQYRLDEIFNTVFIPLLDTIGLLWQTNTITPAHEHFIVELIKQKLIIATNENDKNSLPTKTEKVYALFLPENEMHELGLLYINYILSLKNYHKIYLGQSVPSTSLKHLCETYENITFISVFTIKIDENILKKHISTFSEELFDNNKNKLLISSRFSDVIQNNTNHSRIQIYKNTKELVENNFNLETT from the coding sequence ATGAACAATATCAAAACTAGCTTCAGTATCAAAGACTTAGAAAACCTTTCTGGTATTAAGGCTCACACTATAAGGATTTGGGAAAAACGTTATGAGCTTTTTGAACCTAGCAGGACTGAAACCAATATTAGATACTACTCTTTAAAAAGTCTTCAAAAGCTACTTAATGTATCTTTTTTAAATAAAAACGGCTTAAAGGTATCTAAAATCGCTAGCTTAGACGACAATGATATACCTATATTAGTTAATTCTATTGCAAAAAAAGAAAAATCAAGTGATAGCTACACTAATATAATGAAAGTAGCTATGCTTAATTTTGATCAAAAGCTATTTGATAAAGCCTTTTTAGAATTAAGTAATCAATATCGATTAGATGAAATTTTCAATACTGTATTTATACCTCTATTAGATACTATAGGCCTATTATGGCAAACAAATACTATTACACCTGCACATGAACATTTTATAGTCGAATTAATTAAACAAAAATTAATTATTGCTACAAACGAAAACGACAAGAACTCTCTACCTACAAAAACAGAAAAAGTTTATGCTCTCTTTCTTCCTGAAAATGAAATGCATGAATTAGGCTTATTATATATCAACTATATACTTTCTCTAAAAAATTATCATAAAATATACTTAGGCCAAAGTGTTCCTAGCACAAGTTTAAAACATCTTTGTGAGACTTATGAAAATATTACTTTCATATCTGTATTCACAATAAAAATAGATGAAAATATACTTAAAAAGCATATTAGTACTTTTTCAGAAGAATTATTCGATAATAATAAAAATAAGCTTCTAATTTCTTCTCGATTTTCCGATGTTATTCAAAACAATACAAACCATTCACGAATACAAATTTACAAAAACACTAAAGAGCTGGTTGAAAATAATTTTAATTTAGAAACAACATAA
- a CDS encoding RNA-binding S4 domain-containing protein: MRIDKYLWCLRYFKTRNIASTACKKGHVKINGLVVKPSREVYPTDKVSVRKNQVNYSFTILDIPDNRLGAKLVDIYRVDTTPKSEFEAQELLKYSKDYYRKKGTGRPTKKDRRDIDDIYKENEL, encoded by the coding sequence ATGCGTATAGATAAGTATTTATGGTGTTTAAGGTATTTCAAAACTAGAAATATTGCTAGTACAGCCTGTAAAAAAGGACATGTAAAAATTAACGGTTTAGTAGTAAAACCAAGTCGAGAAGTTTATCCTACAGATAAAGTTAGTGTTAGAAAAAACCAAGTTAACTACAGTTTTACCATATTAGACATACCAGATAATAGACTTGGAGCAAAATTAGTAGATATATACAGAGTTGACACAACTCCAAAATCTGAATTTGAAGCTCAAGAACTACTTAAATATTCTAAAGATTATTATAGAAAAAAAGGCACTGGGCGACCTACAAAAAAAGACAGAAGAGATATTGATGATATCTACAAAGAGAATGAACTTTAA
- a CDS encoding lycopene cyclase family protein yields MKISKSYNYIIIGSGLAGSQLAIAFAKNPYFNNKKIAIIDKSLKTENDKTWSFWEKEIGQWDNIIKKKWDQALIFTSNKQHTIALKPYKYKSIESLSFYNEFKKITSKKTNITFLNEQVTSTINNNTVLVNTINNCYEANHVFDSRIPEQFFLKQNKYPNIIQHFKGWVIETKTSTFNPNQFTMMDYRLKDGKQTAFTYVLPFTKNKALVEFTYFTEHIVDEATYDYFIKEYILDILKIENYKITETEKGNIPMTVFPFKDFSTKNITKIGTAGGWVKGSTGYSFKHTEKKVAKIIENLKANRNPSENLFQKKYKFYDKIFLTVLKDENHKGEWVFKQFYSKNSSEIMFKFLDEESSFFQDIKIMKSLFSFSFIKAFFKTLFV; encoded by the coding sequence ATGAAAATTAGCAAATCTTACAATTACATAATAATCGGTAGTGGTCTTGCAGGATCTCAACTTGCAATAGCTTTTGCAAAAAACCCTTACTTTAACAACAAAAAGATTGCTATAATTGATAAGTCTTTAAAAACCGAAAACGATAAAACATGGAGTTTTTGGGAAAAAGAAATTGGACAATGGGATAATATTATAAAAAAAAAATGGGATCAAGCTCTTATTTTTACTTCTAACAAACAACACACAATAGCCTTAAAACCGTACAAATACAAATCTATTGAATCATTAAGTTTTTACAACGAGTTTAAAAAAATCACTTCTAAAAAAACAAATATTACTTTTCTTAATGAGCAAGTTACAAGTACAATTAACAATAACACCGTATTAGTAAACACCATTAACAATTGCTATGAAGCAAACCATGTTTTTGATAGCAGAATTCCAGAACAGTTTTTTTTAAAACAGAATAAATACCCAAACATAATACAACATTTTAAAGGTTGGGTTATAGAAACTAAAACTTCAACTTTTAATCCCAATCAATTTACAATGATGGATTATAGATTAAAAGATGGAAAACAAACAGCTTTTACATACGTCCTACCTTTTACAAAAAATAAAGCATTAGTTGAATTTACTTATTTTACAGAACATATTGTAGATGAAGCGACCTATGATTATTTTATAAAAGAATATATTTTAGATATTCTTAAAATTGAAAACTACAAAATAACTGAAACAGAAAAAGGCAACATCCCAATGACAGTTTTTCCTTTTAAAGACTTTTCAACCAAAAATATTACAAAAATAGGAACTGCTGGTGGTTGGGTAAAAGGGTCTACAGGCTACTCTTTTAAACATACCGAAAAAAAAGTTGCAAAAATTATTGAAAATTTAAAAGCAAATAGAAATCCTTCGGAAAATTTATTTCAAAAAAAATATAAATTCTACGATAAAATTTTTCTTACAGTTTTAAAAGATGAAAATCATAAAGGTGAATGGGTTTTCAAACAATTCTATTCTAAAAACTCATCAGAAATTATGTTTAAATTTTTAGATGAAGAATCTAGCTTCTTTCAAGATATTAAAATAATGAAATCGCTATTCTCATTCTCTTTTATAAAAGCCTTTTTTAAAACCTTATTCGTTTAA
- a CDS encoding shikimate kinase, with amino-acid sequence MNFILIGYMASGKSKIGVELAKVLSFEYLDLDDIIEKNEKNDINSIFKKQGELYFRKKEKEYLNKVLNTQDNTIVSLGGGTPCYFNTMDDLLMHDNATSIYLKVNIPVLVDRLKEEKAKRPLIAHIETEDLLTEFIGKHLFERSAYYSKADYIINANGKVDEIVEDIVAKLF; translated from the coding sequence ATGAATTTTATATTAATTGGGTATATGGCTTCAGGAAAGTCAAAAATAGGGGTAGAATTAGCAAAAGTTTTATCTTTTGAGTATTTAGATTTAGATGATATAATCGAAAAAAATGAAAAAAATGATATTAATTCTATTTTTAAAAAACAAGGAGAATTATATTTTAGAAAAAAAGAGAAAGAATATTTAAATAAAGTTTTAAACACTCAAGACAATACAATAGTATCACTTGGAGGAGGAACGCCTTGTTATTTTAATACTATGGATGATTTATTAATGCATGATAATGCAACAAGTATATATTTAAAAGTTAATATACCTGTATTAGTTGATCGGTTAAAAGAAGAAAAGGCAAAGAGACCTCTAATTGCTCACATTGAAACTGAAGACTTATTAACAGAGTTTATTGGAAAGCATCTTTTTGAACGTTCTGCTTATTATAGTAAAGCAGACTATATAATTAATGCAAATGGAAAAGTTGATGAGATTGTAGAAGATATTGTTGCGAAACTATTTTAA
- a CDS encoding TlpA disulfide reductase family protein yields the protein MKNKKIPIKNILFAIVLILLIIPQTRQKIQIAMHSLIAKLSPAVEKTKDLKVVSSYNWELRDLEGNNFNLSEVKNKVVFVNIWATWCPPCIAEMPSIQKLYNDYNDKIEFVLVSNENAETITKFLKKKNYSLNSYNPQTQIPETFNVKSIPRTFLINKKGEIVIDESGAANWNSETVRKTIDKLLNE from the coding sequence ATGAAAAATAAAAAAATCCCTATAAAAAACATTCTATTTGCAATTGTATTAATCTTGTTAATTATTCCTCAAACACGGCAAAAAATACAAATAGCAATGCACTCTTTAATTGCAAAATTAAGTCCAGCTGTAGAAAAAACTAAAGACTTAAAAGTAGTGAGTAGTTATAACTGGGAATTGAGAGATTTAGAAGGAAATAATTTTAATTTATCAGAAGTTAAAAATAAAGTGGTATTTGTAAATATTTGGGCAACATGGTGTCCACCTTGTATTGCAGAGATGCCTTCAATTCAAAAACTTTATAATGATTATAATGATAAAATTGAATTTGTTTTAGTTTCTAATGAAAATGCTGAAACAATAACTAAATTTTTGAAAAAAAAGAACTATAGTTTAAATAGTTATAATCCGCAAACTCAAATACCAGAAACCTTTAATGTTAAAAGTATACCGCGAACGTTTTTAATTAATAAAAAGGGAGAGATTGTTATAGATGAATCTGGTGCTGCTAATTGGAATAGTGAAACTGTTAGGAAAACAATAGATAAGCTTTTAAACGAATAA
- a CDS encoding FKBP-type peptidyl-prolyl cis-trans isomerase, translated as MNLRKLLIPILLLFITISSCKDDDDIVVTPDRDRQEVYDEDIVEILEYLETHTFNYNEFAENAAYSDFSTTPATITENDDFELVFSEIDPNELPAPRSILSFLNEPEYPKLIVKTITEDNVDYDLYILQVRGSVDDTEANGEIIHPLDRAVVEYNGFLPDGESFDSATNPISFNLTAVGALGGVVTGFREALISFKTSVGFTENTNDNGDPDGSITNHNFGIGAVFIPSGLGYFRYTPSTSIPSYSPIFFSFETIGRSDTDFDLDNVSSRLEDLNENGDGEDDDTDGDSIPNYLDSDDDNDSISTKDEDLNEDGNPTNDDTDGDGIPNYLDADDDGDGVLSINEDADADGLLTNDDTDGDGIPNYLDSDS; from the coding sequence ATGAACTTAAGGAAATTATTAATCCCTATTTTATTACTTTTTATAACAATATCTTCTTGTAAAGATGATGATGATATTGTAGTAACACCAGATAGAGATAGACAAGAGGTGTATGATGAAGATATAGTTGAAATTTTAGAGTATCTAGAAACTCATACATTTAATTATAATGAATTTGCTGAAAACGCAGCTTATAGTGATTTTTCTACTACACCAGCAACAATTACAGAAAATGATGATTTTGAATTAGTTTTTAGTGAAATAGATCCAAATGAATTACCAGCGCCTAGATCTATTTTAAGTTTTTTAAACGAACCGGAATATCCAAAATTAATTGTTAAAACCATAACAGAGGATAATGTTGATTATGATTTGTACATTTTACAAGTAAGAGGTAGTGTAGACGATACAGAAGCAAATGGAGAGATAATTCACCCATTAGATAGAGCTGTTGTTGAGTATAACGGTTTTTTACCTGATGGAGAATCTTTTGATAGTGCAACAAATCCAATTTCTTTTAATTTAACAGCTGTTGGTGCTCTTGGAGGTGTTGTGACAGGATTTAGAGAGGCTTTAATTAGTTTTAAAACATCAGTAGGATTTACAGAAAACACTAATGATAATGGTGATCCCGATGGAAGTATAACAAATCACAATTTTGGAATAGGTGCAGTTTTCATTCCTTCAGGCTTAGGGTATTTTAGATATACACCTTCAACTTCTATACCATCTTATTCTCCAATATTTTTTAGTTTTGAAACTATAGGTAGAAGTGATACAGATTTTGATCTCGATAATGTATCTTCTCGACTTGAAGATTTAAATGAGAATGGTGATGGTGAAGATGACGATACTGATGGCGATTCTATTCCAAATTATTTAGATTCTGATGATGATAATGATAGTATTTCTACAAAAGATGAAGATCTTAATGAAGATGGAAATCCAACTAATGATGATACAGATGGTGATGGAATACCAAATTATTTAGATGCAGATGATGATGGTGATGGTGTTTTAAGTATAAATGAAGATGCAGATGCAGATGGGCTTTTAACTAATGACGATACTGATGGTGATGGTATTCCTAATTATTTAGATTCTGATTCTTAA
- a CDS encoding outer membrane beta-barrel protein has product MSYTKKIIAIIVLSIVTISSIEAQEGSGFGLRAGINYNTNGDYFNSISMASEDPTAAVGFHAGLFGKLGNKLYLKPELVYTKTKTEYSSGDFNLQKLDAPVLVGIKLIGPLSIFAGPSFQYIIDTDFENATIEDIEDDFSVGLNFGVAVNFNKIGIDLRYERGFSENEVNVITDNTSINTNRVDTRAQQLILSLSFNL; this is encoded by the coding sequence ATGAGTTACACAAAAAAAATTATCGCAATTATCGTATTAAGCATTGTTACAATCTCTTCTATTGAAGCACAAGAAGGTAGTGGTTTTGGTTTAAGAGCTGGTATTAATTATAATACAAATGGAGATTATTTTAATTCAATCTCTATGGCAAGTGAAGATCCTACAGCAGCTGTTGGCTTTCATGCTGGACTATTTGGTAAGCTAGGAAATAAGCTCTACTTAAAACCAGAATTAGTTTATACAAAGACTAAAACCGAATATTCTTCAGGAGATTTTAATTTACAAAAACTTGATGCTCCAGTTTTAGTAGGTATAAAACTTATTGGGCCTTTAAGTATATTTGCTGGTCCTTCATTTCAATACATAATAGACACAGATTTTGAAAATGCAACAATAGAAGATATTGAAGATGATTTTTCTGTAGGCTTAAATTTTGGTGTTGCAGTAAACTTTAATAAAATAGGTATAGACCTTAGATACGAAAGAGGCTTTAGTGAGAATGAAGTTAATGTAATTACAGATAACACTTCAATAAATACAAATAGGGTTGATACTAGAGCCCAACAGCTAATTTTGAGTTTATCATTTAATCTATAA
- a CDS encoding transketolase family protein — MKTYENQGNKDTRSGFGAGLTELGQTNENVVALCADLIGSLKMDDFKKNHPERFYQVGIAEANMIGLAAGLTIGGKIPFTGTFANFSTGRVYDQIRQSVAYSDKNVKICASHAGLTLGEDGATHQILEDIGLMKMLPGMTVINPCDYNQTKAATIAIAEHHGPVYLRFGRPKVANFTPVDQKFEIGKALHLVDGTDVTIIATGHLVWEALEAVKTLNEKGISAEVINIHTIKPLDAKAIIDSVNKTKCIVTAEEHNHLGGLGESVARVLSQHKPTPQEFIATNDTFGESGTPAQLMEKYGLNANAIVKACEKVIKRK; from the coding sequence ATGAAAACTTACGAAAATCAAGGAAATAAAGATACACGCTCTGGATTTGGAGCAGGATTAACAGAATTAGGGCAAACCAATGAAAATGTTGTTGCTCTTTGTGCCGATTTAATTGGTTCACTTAAAATGGACGATTTCAAAAAAAATCATCCAGAACGTTTTTACCAAGTAGGTATTGCTGAAGCTAACATGATTGGGTTAGCTGCCGGTTTAACCATTGGAGGAAAAATTCCTTTTACAGGAACATTTGCAAACTTTTCAACTGGTCGTGTGTACGATCAAATTAGACAAAGTGTTGCATACTCAGACAAAAATGTAAAAATTTGTGCCTCTCACGCTGGTTTAACTCTTGGTGAAGATGGTGCTACACACCAAATACTAGAAGACATTGGACTCATGAAAATGCTTCCTGGTATGACTGTTATTAACCCTTGTGATTATAACCAAACAAAAGCAGCAACTATTGCTATAGCAGAACATCATGGACCAGTTTATTTACGTTTTGGAAGACCAAAAGTGGCAAACTTCACTCCTGTTGATCAAAAATTTGAAATAGGAAAAGCATTGCATTTAGTGGATGGAACAGATGTTACAATTATAGCAACAGGTCACCTTGTTTGGGAAGCACTAGAAGCTGTTAAAACTTTAAACGAAAAAGGAATCTCAGCTGAAGTCATAAACATTCACACTATTAAACCTTTAGATGCAAAAGCAATTATAGACTCTGTAAACAAAACTAAATGTATTGTTACCGCAGAAGAACATAATCACTTAGGTGGATTAGGAGAAAGTGTTGCCAGAGTATTATCACAACACAAACCAACACCTCAAGAATTTATTGCTACTAATGATACATTTGGCGAATCTGGAACACCAGCTCAACTTATGGAAAAGTATGGATTAAACGCAAATGCTATTGTTAAAGCTTGCGAAAAGGTTATTAAAAGAAAATAA